In Mobula hypostoma chromosome 11, sMobHyp1.1, whole genome shotgun sequence, the following are encoded in one genomic region:
- the LOC134354270 gene encoding protein RIC-3-like isoform X2 yields the protein MAQHPMVSKSKQQWSARPHLPKSHQTDSIAKAKGGNAGGGNKGFIARIIPVYGFGLVMYILYILFKISSKGVSQNPKTGKRCAGTQLGSRKRKITDYELAQLQAKLQETEVAMKQIALKMGNGSDKFTNDTREQEENLLRQLNEITRVMKEQKFIEGIGPEKETEEPPCMEQTEGYLEETAQSRCSCQHDSDYSESSQLSGEEVEDKIEDKWLSNKTTDDEIRHRQKCHGVNHQKGAQVGPGVSANDIKGKGLHREDSKYLVSENDNSAVTPDISSENDCNVGGQIRDESSLDHYASELQPVIMYNNEDVLRKRNKMAIE from the exons ATGGCACAGCACCCAATGGTCTCAAAATCCAAGCAGCAATGGTCAGCACGTCCCCATCTCCCCAAGTCCCACCAGACTGACTCAATTGCCAAAGCAAAGGGTGGAAATGCTGGAGGTGGTAACAAAGGTTTTATAGCCCGGATCATACCTGTGTATGGATTTGGATTGGTTATGTACATTTTGTACATCCTTTTTAAG ATCTCATCCAAAGGTGTCAGCCAGAATCCTAAAACAGGAAAGAGGTGTGCAGGCACCCAACTTGGAAGCAGGAAGCGTAAAATTA CTGATTACGAACTGGCTCAGCTTCAAGCAAAGCTGCAAGAGACTGAAGTGGCCATGAAGCAAATAGCGTTGAAaatgggaaatggatcagacaa GTTTACAAATGATACCAGGGAACAGGAAGAAAATTTACTGAGACAAttgaatgaaatcaccagagtCATGAAAGAGCAGAAATTCATTGAAGGCATAGGTCCTGAGAAAGAAACAGAGGAACCCCCTTGCATGGAGCAAACTGAAG GTTATCTTGAGGAGACAGCCCAATCCAGATGCAGTTGCCAGCATGACTCTGATTATTCTGAGTCCAGTCAGCTTTCTGGTGAGGAGGTGGAAGACAAAATAGAAGACAAGTGGTTGTCCAACAAAACTACAGATGATGAAATAAGACACCGTCAAAAATGCCATGGAGTAAACCATCAGAAAGGTGCACAAGTTGGCCCAGGTGTGAGTGCTAATGATATTAAGGGGAAAGGTCTCCACCGTGAAGACTCCAAGTATCTTGTCAGTGAAAATGATAACTCGGCTGTTACACCAGACATCAGCTCTGAGAACGACTGTAATGTGGGTGGCCAAATTAGAGATGAATCTAGTCTGGACCATTATGCCAGTGAACTACAGCCTGTAATCATGTACAATAATGAAGATGTACTGCGAAAGCGCAACAAGATGGCAATAGAATAA